From a single Leishmania donovani BPK282A1 complete genome, chromosome 17 genomic region:
- a CDS encoding ysine decarboxylase-like protein — MVVAAVFTIKLRDGEAEQQFLDAFAPLQQHSVRNEPGTLTYELHQVFENGQPVPLQYLVLERYSSMRDFEEIHLKSAPLQNLFKVVAGIAVEEQKLTVYSNVASQPAMDSRPQVWSDKDTEDPLLQKGVLVFAGARSGSKPAYTQEAKALAKYIVEEAKQPVVYGGGTVGVMGELAKEAHALNGKIISIIPNALSESEVSGPMIGDRIYTTATMSERKSIMFAHANTVVALPGGVGTFDELLEVITLFQLNAYRPKIGIVNVEGFFDPFVALLRHLMAEGFLEEKVFDFLVIAPTAIEVMETLKSFVPPPSPASTLIWTSRP, encoded by the coding sequence ATGGTTGTGGCGGCTGTGTTTACCATCaagctgcgcgacggcgaggcggagcagcagttCCTCGACGCCTTCGccccgctgcagcagcactccGTTCGTAATGAGCCCGGTACTCTCACCTATGAGCTGCATCAGGTCTTTGAGAATGGCCAGCCGGTGCCGCTACAGTACCTCGTACTGGAGCGCTACAGCAGCATGCGCGACTTCGAAGAGATTCACCTGAAGAGCGCGCCCCTCCAGAACCTCTTTAAAGTCGTAGCCGGGATCGCCGTTGAGGAGCAGAAGCTAACTGTGTACAGCAACGTTGCATCGCAGCCGGCAATGGACAGCAGGCCACAGGTGTGGTCTGACAAGGACACGGAAgacccgctgctgcagaagggTGTGCTGGTTTTTGCCGGTGCGCGTAGCGGCAGCAAGCCCGCGTACACGCAGGAGGCCAAGGCTCTCGCCAAGTACATCGTCGAAGAAGCGAAGCAGCCCGTTGTCTACGGCGGTGGCACGGTCGGTGTTATGGGTGAGttggcgaaggaggcgcacgcactgAATGGCAAGATCATCTCCATCATCCCCAACGCCCTGTCGGAGAGCGAAGTATCAGGGCCGATGATTGGCGACCGCATCTACACAACAGCCACCATGTCGGAGCGGAAGAGCATCATGTTTGCTCACGCCAACACGGTGGTCGCACTGCcaggcggcgtcggcaccTTTgatgagctgctggaggtgatCACGCTGTTCCAGCTCAACGCCTATCGGCCCAAGATTGGCATTGTGAATGTCGAAGGGTTCTTCGACCCTTTCGTTGCGCTGCTGAGGCACCTAATGGCCGAAGGCTTCCTGGAGGAGAAGGTCTTCGACTTCCTGGTGATCGCGCCAACCGCGATTGAGGTTATGGAAACGCTCAAGTCCtttgtgccgccgccgagtcCGGCTTCCACACTGATCTGGACAAGTCGACCGTAG
- a CDS encoding guanosine monophosphate reductase, putative produces MAALGSLPTLPEGLTYDDVLLIPQRSPVRSRKAVNTSTRLSRNIHLKIPIVASNMDTVCEDKTAVTMAREGGIGILHRFCSIEEQCAMVRKVKRAQSFLIEDPRMILPSATKAEALEELNWSGRKGGVSCLMVVDDFTSRRLCGVLSKSDLIFATDSALVETLMTPVSRTVVSTNTAITLEEAREVMRTKRTSNIPLLGPKGELLYLITQSDILKLTGNRNATLDSRGRLIVGAAIGVKKEDHKRAAALVDAGADVLVVDIAHGHSDLCIDMVKALKVNPLTNKVDIIAGNIATAEAAQDLIDAGADGLKIGVGPGSICITRLVAGSGVPQLSAVMDCARVAKKHGVPCIADGGVKTAGDICKAIAAGADTVMLGNMLAGTDEAPGRVLVKDGKKVKIIRGMAGFGANISKAEREKRLDEDVFNDLVPEGVEGSVPCKGPLAPILKQLVGGLRSGISYCGSHSIADMQQRARFVRMSGAGLRESGSHDISKL; encoded by the coding sequence ATGGCGGCCCTAGGCAGTCTTCCTACCCTCCCTGAGGGACTCACTTACGATGACGTGCTACTCATTCCGCAGCGCAGCCCTGTGCGCTCTCGCAAGGCCGTcaacacaagcacacgcctCAGCCGCAACATTCACCTCAAGATTCCCATCGTCGCCAGCAACATGGACACCGTGTGCGAGGACAAGACGGCCGTGACGATGGCGCGCGAAGGCGGCATTGGCATCCTGCACCGCTTCTGTAGCATTGAGGAACAGTGCGCGATGGTGCGCAAGGTGAAGCGCGCGCAGTCCTTCCTGATTGAAGACCCGCGCATGATCCTGCCGTCGGCGACAAAGGCAGAGGCTCTCGAGGAGCTGAACTGGTCTGGCCGAAAAGGCGGTGTCAGCTGCCTGATGGTGGTGGACGACTTCACCAGCCGCCGCCTGTGCGGGGTGCTCAGCAAGAGCGACCTTATCTTTGCCACCGACTCCGCCCTCGTCGAAACCCTCATGACGCCGGTGAGCCGAACGGTCGTCTCGACCAACACCGCCATCACCCTGGAGGAGGCTCGCGAGGTCATGCGCACGAAGCGGACCAGCAACATTCCGCTGCTGGGCCCCAAAGGAGAGCTGCTCTACCTCATCACTCAGTCAGACATTTTGAAGCTGACTGGCAACCGCAACGCCACTCTTGACTCGCGTGGCCGCCTCATTGTCGGCGCCGCTATCGGCGTGAAGAAAGAGGATCAcaagcgcgccgccgccctaGTGGATGCCGGCGCGGACGTGCTCGTCGTGGATATCGCGCACGGCCACAGCGACCTCTGCATCGACATGGTGAAGGCACTCAAGGTGAACCCGCTCACCAACAAGGTCGACATCATCGCCGGCAACATCGCCACGGCGGAGGCCGCCCAGGACCTCATCGACGCGGGAGCAGATGGCTTGAAGATTGGTGTGGGTCCGGGCAGCATCTGCATTACGCGCCTCGTGGCCGGCTCCGGCGTGCCGCAACTGTCTGCTGTGATGGACTGTGCTCGCGTGGCGAAGAAGCATGGTGTACCGTGCAtcgccgacggtggcgtcAAGACAGCCGGGGACATCTGCAAGGCGATTGCAGCGGGCGCTGACACGGTGATGTTGGGCAACATGCTGGCGGGCACAGACGAGGCCCCAGGCCGCGTTCTTGTAAAGGATGGCAAGAAGGTGAAGATCATTCGTGGCATGGCTGGCTTTGGCGCGAACATCAGCAAGGCGGAGCGCGAAAAGCGCCTTGACGAGGACGTCTTTAATGATCTCGTGCCGGAGGGTGTGGAGGGCAGCGTGCCCTGCAAGGGCCCCCTCGCTCCGATTCTAAAGCAACTTGTCGGTGGCCTGCGCTCCGGCATCTCGTACTGCGGCTCCCACAGCATTGCCGAtatgcagcagcgcgcaagGTTTGTGCGCATGTCGGGCGCCGGTTTGCGGgagagcggcagccacgATATCTCGAAGCTGTAA